The genomic region TCAAAGAAAACGAATGTTTTATGTCAAATTTACCGTACCGCAAAAACGTCGCCATCTTTGTCCTCAACCATGAAGGTAAAATCCTCCAGTGCCAGCGCACGGACCTAGCAACTGTCTGGCAGATTCCGCAAGGCGGCATTGACGAAGGGGAGCATCCGCAGGAGACGCTAAAGCGCGAGCTTTTCGAGGAAGTTGGTATTAGTGAATACGCACTCCTTGGACAGCTTTCTCAGGAGCTACGTTACGACTGGCCGGAAGCGCTCTATGACCGCGGCTTTCGTGGGCAAGACCAGACCTATTTTGTAGTGCAGATCAAAGCTGGAACTGAAATTTGCTTTAACGCTGATCCGCGTGCTGAGGTTGA from bacterium harbors:
- a CDS encoding NUDIX domain-containing protein, whose translation is MSNLPYRKNVAIFVLNHEGKILQCQRTDLATVWQIPQGGIDEGEHPQETLKRELFEEVGISEYALLGQLSQELRYDWPEALYDRGFRGQDQTYFVVQIKAGTEICFNADPRAEVEFGAYEWVTPDKFMDRIQGFKRPPYEKALELLLKEFGKFVYSK